The sequence attaggacgggtcgttagatatTTTATTCGCCTGGATCTGATATGTGGATGATCTATATCTACAAGATAAATTATATAAGGAATGGCTATATCTCTTACACAAGTAAATCATTTACTGTACGAgtgttattttatttttatgaataataaagataactgaAGTATTATGTTTTTAATTGTTCCCTGGGATTTCTCAACGTGAATTTTTTGATTGCGTGCAGCATTTGTATAACATATTTACCGTCTTTGGGTGTGGAGTTATACGAACGTTTGACTTCGGAAATCTTTCGTCTGTAGCGGATGGCGCCATTTGACCAAGCATATTTCCGTTAACCAGTCTGGATTGGTTCCCGGTTATAGTCTTGAGCGCAAAAAAATGGGGTGTTGGGCCTAGAAAGGTATTGATTGTTCATTCTCCGGACCGAATACCGTGAATAACCCCATCGGAGATGGGGATCTCGGGAGGGTGGTTAACGACCAATTCCAGGTAGGGCTTACTTACCGCCTTATGAGACTTACGATGCCATGTATGGATATGGCTTACGAATTTCCTTGTGGAAGGTAGAAGGTTTTCATCCTCGAGGGATTCGTATGAGTGTGGAGCGCAGGAGCTGGGGCCTGACCGTGAAGCCACTAGTGATATATGTtcactctccagaataacctcttttgATTGGTTGAAAAAGAATCGGGACAATTAATTTAAGACATCGTAAAATAAAATAATGTAGAATAGATTATGTAGAATAGATTTGGAAAAAGTAAATTGGTGCGTATGAATCTCATTATCATCTCCCAAAATATAACCCCCAAATTccattctttctttctttctttctttctttctttcttcgcGGGCTTCTCTAGGAACACAGAAAAGAAAAATGAAGCAGAAAAACCTCTGTTCACTAAGCAGCTGCTGTATTTCACACGAATTTCACAAATCAGCAACAAAAAACCCTAACAAAATCGCAGTCATTCATTCTTCTCTGCGTCACCGTGACAGCAATACTACCAGATCCGCCACGTCACCGTCTCTTCAACATCCTCCTGTGTACGCAGATGACGTAAGCTTCACATATTCGGAGCTTCTAGAAGCCGTTGATTCCCTTAGCTCTCATCTCCGGTTCATTATTGACGGTGGCGTTGATCCTGCCGTTATTCTACCTTCTTTAGGTATATAATAATTAtccatttttatattatattatatgcatAGTTAATAGTTATAgttcttttattttaatttattttatttgagTTACTTATGTTTGATGTCATTTTACGTTATAAGTAAAAAGCATTATATGTAGCGTTTTGCTATTCTATTAATAAGTGAGATTAGCAGTCAACTGTAATAAAGTTATCTGTCAAATTAGGTTTAAGTAAGTTAATGAGTTATAGATTGATTGACATATGAAATAGTAAATAATTTCAGTATAAATTTGGTTGAGTACTTATCATTGATATGAATAATAATAACGTCAAACTTGATGTGAAATATTAAAGTATGAATCAAAGTCTAGCAGTTAAACAGTATTTAAGTTACTCATTGTAATTAAGTTAAGTTGCTGAGTTACAAATTGATAAACATTTAAGGAAATATTATTGTAGTTTTCGTATAGTTGACTTACATATGTTTGATGCTATTTTTTAtgaattattataaaaattaaagtattagtatttattttgttttgttttgatGTTGAACAAGTGAGGTTTGAAATTTGACATCATTGAAGTTATATGTTGAGATAGGTTTAAGTCATCTAGTACTAACAATCTATTTAAGTCATCTAGTGAAACAAATGAAGGAAATATATTTCGAGTAGAAAAAAAAGTTACAAATGACCAGTAAGATAAGTTATAAGACAATCCAAACAAGTTTGAAATGAAATAAAACTAACAATCTAGACTCGTAACCAGGAAGATTCAACTACATGTTACTCCTATAAGAACTATATTACAATGCTTGACTTGAAAATATCAGGGAACCATTTAGTTTGATAGACTTAGACAACCCCGTCTGTTCTTCCCCTGTGCTGTAAGTATAAAATTATATCCGTGTACTGTGGACACAATATTTTATGATCTGACAAGCTGGTTCCTGATAGCCAGAACATATGTATGAACTTTGTTGAAACACATTAATTTATTTTGGTAGCTGTTCATGTGATCCTTACcaaattctattttttttttcaggCCTTCGCCCTATAGATCAGTCTGCGAATACCCCACGGATCGTGGGGATATACATGGTTCCTTCTGTAGAGTATATTATATCCGTTCTTTCTGTAATGAGATGCGGGGAGGCTTTTTTGCCACTAGACCCTTCATGGCCAAAAGATAGAGTGTTATCTGTTGTTTCTTCTTCAACAGCCAGCCTTATTCTATGTGGTTCTAATCTGCTTAATGGAAGTCACCAGATCCATGATTTTAATTGGCTCGCTGACAGTGCTTGCTGTCCCGTTCTAGTTGTATCCATGAAAACTATTCTTAACAAATACTTTGCTTCCCATTCTTTGCCTCAGTCATGTGCTGTAAGACCATTCAGTTACTTGATGTATACCTCTGGATCAACTGGAAAACCTAAAAGTGTTTGTGGTACAGAACAAGGTGAGGAATACATATAAATCTTCATGATGCAATTGGGTGTTAAAAATGTAATACAGTAATCTATTAAATGGATGCTTATGTCATTAAATTTATTGTTTTTGTTATTTGTTACAAGACTGGGACTAAATTTAGTACTTGTTCTTATCTAATCATTTACTTTTTAAGTTCTCATTTTATGTGAGATTTGCATTTTATTCAGGTCTTCTGAACCGCTTCTTATGGATGCAAGACATGTATCCTTTACATGGTGAGGAAACTTTGCTATTTAAAACCTCTGTGGGGTTCATTGATCATTTGCAAGAAATTCTTGGAGCTCTACTTACCAGTTGTACTTTGGTTATTCCTTCTTTCCGTGTGCTGAAAGAAAATATACTTTCGATATCTGAGTATTTACAGGTATGTTAACATAAAGTAGCAGCACGTTTTTTAAGGCAAACCTACATCTAACTCATACTAAATATATTTACGACGACACAATAAATTGAAACGAGAAAATCGCTATGCCAAAGACCCTTTGGTCAAAAGCAGTAGTTGTAGCCAAATTGAAACGACCAAATCGTGATCACCTGATAAGAGGATGCCACTAGTGGCTACCTTCCTTACATAACACATTCTATCATATTGTAATGACGACTCTGATCATACGTACATCATAGTCATATCTGCTTATTGTttgttatatacaaatataatataattgTGCCTTGTAGACATTTACATAGTATTCTTTATTCCTATATTTTCCCTGCTGGGATATTGTTATATATTCACCATGTTAGCATATCCTTATATTCTTCATGTTGACGTACTTATATTCGCTCATTGGTAAACTTTAAAATTCTCACATTGTTTACTTTGGTATTTTATAATTCGTCACATTgacattttaaaatttgtcaccttTTCATGCTAAAATTCGGTGCCAATCTTATATTCGGCATGTTGGAAATCTCAAATCATCAAATTGAAGTCCTCATGCAATGGTGTAGCAGACAGTCAGACTCCAAGATAAAGTTTACATGCCACAAAATGTTTTCGTTTTCCAGTTATATGTTTAGAAATGTTCATGTACTTAGTAAACATGAATAGTGAGACATGGCTAAGAgttaatcaaataactattaggcTAATTGGTTACTTAAAGTATTCTAATAGGGACTCATCTTCTCAAGGACTAAATTTAGAATTTTAATTATACCTGAAGTCTTGTGCTTTATGTGTTATCATGATGTGAGTAGATATATTCTGTTggaggccatttgttgtagtttatATTGTTTTAGACCGCGCGTTGTCCTTTAAGAAGCTGGTATTTTACTGAATGTCATCGATCTGATATAACTGGCAGGACTACTCTATCAATAGGCTTGTTGCTGTACCATCACTAATGAGGATGCTTCTTCCAACTTTTCAAAGTTCAAATATTACATCGATTCAGAGATCTTTAAAATTGTTAGTACTAAGTGGAGAAATTTTGCATATATCCTTATGGAATTCTCTTACAAAGTTACTACCTGATACTTCCATTTTAAATTTATATGGTAGTACCGAGGTGAGCAGAAGATTCTGTCTTACTTACAAAAATTACTCAATAGATATTTTTTGTTGTGTATATTCACTTGTTATACCCTCTAATGTAATTTTAACTTAATCCAAGGTTTCAGGTGATTGTACATATTTTGACTGCAAAAGATTAACATCAATCTTAAAGACAGAGTCACTCAGCACTGTTCCAATAGGAATACCTATTCCTAACTGTGAGGTGGTGCTTGTTGGAGAAGATGCACCTAACAATGGAGAGTTATACGTTTCTGGATCTTGTACTGCGATAGGATACTTTAATCATGAAATTACGCATCTCAAATCTGTAAACATGCTTCCAGAATATTCGTTTTGCTGTTCTGATGATGAGAAAGAAAGTAAAATTTACTTTAAAACTGGTGATTTTGCTAAAAAACTTCCAAGTGATGACTTGGTTTTTGTAGGAAGAAATGATCGTACTGTAAAAGTGAATGGCAACCGAATTGCATTGGAGGAAATTGAAAATACTATAAGAGAACATGAATATGTGGGTGATGCTGCTGTGATATTGAATAATGACGAAGGAGAAATTTCATATCTCGAAGCATATATAGTTACAAAAATAGGGTACGATTCTGTTAAAAGTGTTAGTTGGTCTCTTCGAGGTTGGTTGGTTGATAAACTTCCATTGGCTATGATTTCTAGTCGGTTCTTCTTCGTTGATTCATTACCATTGTCTTCATCTGGGAAGGTTGATTACAAGTTATTGGCCAGTTTAAGGTGTACTATGTCAGAAATTTCCAGTGAAAACGAGAAAGTTCCTGACAGCCATCTCTTGCAAACAATAAAAGAGGTTTCACATTATATGTTTATATTGCTTGTATACATTTGTGTAATGAAGGATCAATTAGTGCTAGATAACTTTCTAATAACTGATGGAACTTTAGGTCACCTTAATGCTCATGTTCATAGCACTATTGTAGTGTTTAATCTTTTGGTTAGAACAGTTGACATTCATAGTTGATGATGCAGGCCTTTTGTGATGCCTTGGGGACTAAAGAGATTGCTGACACCGATGATTTTTTCGTAATTGGTGGTGATTCAGTCTCAGCAGCACACACTTGTTATAAATTAGGAATCAATATGAAAATGTTGTATACTTTTTCTACTCCATTGAAGCTGGCGATGTCTCTTTTGAATCATAAATTAGGTGATGACACTATATTAGATATGGAGGTGTTGGCAACGGGCCCACAAGTTCTTGCTGAACATAAAGATA comes from Rutidosis leptorrhynchoides isolate AG116_Rl617_1_P2 chromosome 4, CSIRO_AGI_Rlap_v1, whole genome shotgun sequence and encodes:
- the LOC139843744 gene encoding putative acyl-activating enzyme 19 isoform X3, giving the protein MKQKNLCSLSSCCISHEFHKSATKNPNKIAVIHSSLRHRDSNTTRSATSPSLQHPPVYADDVSFTYSELLEAVDSLSSHLRFIIDGGVDPAVILPSLGLLNRFLWMQDMYPLHGEETLLFKTSVGFIDHLQEILGALLTSCTLVIPSFRVLKENILSISEYLQDYSINRLVAVPSLMRMLLPTFQSSNITSIQRSLKLLVLSGEILHISLWNSLTKLLPDTSILNLYGSTEVSGDCTYFDCKRLTSILKTESLSTVPIGIPIPNCEVVLVGEDAPNNGELYVSGSCTAIGYFNHEITHLKSVNMLPEYSFCCSDDEKESKIYFKTGDFAKKLPSDDLVFVGRNDRTVKVNGNRIALEEIENTIREHEYVGDAAVILNNDEGEISYLEAYIVTKIGYDSVKSVSWSLRGWLVDKLPLAMISSRFFFVDSLPLSSSGKVDYKLLASLRCTMSEISSENEKVPDSHLLQTIKEAFCDALGTKEIADTDDFFVIGGDSVSAAHTCYKLGINMKMLYTFSTPLKLAMSLLNHKLGDDTILDMEVLATGPQVLAEHKDTDLKSNKPRGRLSSKLGDDEYHPHKVYKLDGDLNVDNTSFAISRCNKVMFGEKHIMSRSFQATWFLEEKASIRELWKVHMESCVDASPLVVARENDIFVYIGSHSHKFICIKASSGFVQWEVQLEGRVECSAAILGDFSEVVVGCYKGNIYFLNSLNGIISWTYQTGDEVKAQPLVDKQRHLVWCGSYDHNLYALDYRRYCCVYKLNCDGSIYGSPVINEDDERLYFASTNGSMTALSLKEVPFSVLWLQDMGSPIFGSLSIDHVRGNVICCLVNGHIVAVDANGSILWRGITGGPIFAGPCVSHVLKNQVVICSRDGSVYSFGLENGYLLWKHDLGDPISSSAYIDENLQFISDNSVTSDRLICVCTSSGVIVLLRINLECVEEKYVVRELCRLDIKGAIFSSPVMIGGRIFVGCRDDYVHRLGIKNEI
- the LOC139843744 gene encoding putative acyl-activating enzyme 19 isoform X2; translated protein: MKQKNLCSLSSCCISHEFHKSATKNPNKIAVIHSSLRHRDSNTTRSATSPSLQHPPVYADDVSFTYSELLEAVDSLSSHLRFIIDGGVDPAVILPSLGLRPIDQSANTPRIVGIYMVPSVEYIISVLSVMRCGEAFLPLDPSWPKDRVLSVVSSSTASLILCGSNLLNGSHQIHDFNWLADSACCPVLVVSMKTILNKYFASHSLPQSCAVRPFSYLMYTSGSTGKPKSVCGTEQGLLNRFLWMQDMYPLHGEETLLFKTSVGFIDHLQEILGALLTSCTLVIPSFRVLKENILSISEYLQDYSINRLVAVPSLMRMLLPTFQSSNITSIQRSLKLLVLSGEILHISLWNSLTKLLPDTSILNLYGSTEVSGDCTYFDCKRLTSILKTESLSTVPIGIPIPNCEVVLVGEDAPNNGELYVSGSCTAIGYFNHEITHLKSVNMLPEYSFCCSDDEKERRNDRTVKVNGNRIALEEIENTIREHEYVGDAAVILNNDEGEISYLEAYIVTKIGYDSVKSVSWSLRGWLVDKLPLAMISSRFFFVDSLPLSSSGKVDYKLLASLRCTMSEISSENEKVPDSHLLQTIKEAFCDALGTKEIADTDDFFVIGGDSVSAAHTCYKLGINMKMLYTFSTPLKLAMSLLNHKLGDDTILDMEVLATGPQVLAEHKDTDLKSNKPRGRLSSKLGDDEYHPHKVYKLDGDLNVDNTSFAISRCNKVMFGEKHIMSRSFQATWFLEEKASIRELWKVHMESCVDASPLVVARENDIFVYIGSHSHKFICIKASSGFVQWEVQLEGRVECSAAILGDFSEVVVGCYKGNIYFLNSLNGIISWTYQTGDEVKAQPLVDKQRHLVWCGSYDHNLYALDYRRYCCVYKLNCDGSIYGSPVINEDDERLYFASTNGSMTALSLKEVPFSVLWLQDMGSPIFGSLSIDHVRGNVICCLVNGHIVAVDANGSILWRGITGGPIFAGPCVSHVLKNQVVICSRDGSVYSFGLENGYLLWKHDLGDPISSSAYIDENLQFISDNSVTSDRLICVCTSSGVIVLLRINLECVEEKYVVRELCRLDIKGAIFSSPVMIGGRIFVGCRDDYVHRLGIKNEI
- the LOC139843744 gene encoding putative acyl-activating enzyme 19 isoform X1: MKQKNLCSLSSCCISHEFHKSATKNPNKIAVIHSSLRHRDSNTTRSATSPSLQHPPVYADDVSFTYSELLEAVDSLSSHLRFIIDGGVDPAVILPSLGLRPIDQSANTPRIVGIYMVPSVEYIISVLSVMRCGEAFLPLDPSWPKDRVLSVVSSSTASLILCGSNLLNGSHQIHDFNWLADSACCPVLVVSMKTILNKYFASHSLPQSCAVRPFSYLMYTSGSTGKPKSVCGTEQGLLNRFLWMQDMYPLHGEETLLFKTSVGFIDHLQEILGALLTSCTLVIPSFRVLKENILSISEYLQDYSINRLVAVPSLMRMLLPTFQSSNITSIQRSLKLLVLSGEILHISLWNSLTKLLPDTSILNLYGSTEVSGDCTYFDCKRLTSILKTESLSTVPIGIPIPNCEVVLVGEDAPNNGELYVSGSCTAIGYFNHEITHLKSVNMLPEYSFCCSDDEKESKIYFKTGDFAKKLPSDDLVFVGRNDRTVKVNGNRIALEEIENTIREHEYVGDAAVILNNDEGEISYLEAYIVTKIGYDSVKSVSWSLRGWLVDKLPLAMISSRFFFVDSLPLSSSGKVDYKLLASLRCTMSEISSENEKVPDSHLLQTIKEAFCDALGTKEIADTDDFFVIGGDSVSAAHTCYKLGINMKMLYTFSTPLKLAMSLLNHKLGDDTILDMEVLATGPQVLAEHKDTDLKSNKPRGRLSSKLGDDEYHPHKVYKLDGDLNVDNTSFAISRCNKVMFGEKHIMSRSFQATWFLEEKASIRELWKVHMESCVDASPLVVARENDIFVYIGSHSHKFICIKASSGFVQWEVQLEGRVECSAAILGDFSEVVVGCYKGNIYFLNSLNGIISWTYQTGDEVKAQPLVDKQRHLVWCGSYDHNLYALDYRRYCCVYKLNCDGSIYGSPVINEDDERLYFASTNGSMTALSLKEVPFSVLWLQDMGSPIFGSLSIDHVRGNVICCLVNGHIVAVDANGSILWRGITGGPIFAGPCVSHVLKNQVVICSRDGSVYSFGLENGYLLWKHDLGDPISSSAYIDENLQFISDNSVTSDRLICVCTSSGVIVLLRINLECVEEKYVVRELCRLDIKGAIFSSPVMIGGRIFVGCRDDYVHRLGIKNEI